One region of Pyramidobacter sp. YE332 genomic DNA includes:
- a CDS encoding riboflavin synthase, with product MFTGLVEAVGTIVSVSRRGDVTVFRVGSPFAGELKRGESVAVSGVCTTVTECDGVSFAVELTGETISVSRFSFVTAGERVNLERALPADGRLDGHFVAGHVDGTALVMSLRRGRHAAELWLNLPPELTRYVVRKGSLCVDGVSLTVAAVEGNACSAAVIPETLARTTLGTLAAGKRVNVETDLIARYVEKLMGLEAPRGSSEASGTLTREKLAQMGW from the coding sequence ATGTTCACTGGACTGGTTGAAGCAGTAGGGACGATCGTTTCCGTCTCCCGCCGCGGGGACGTGACCGTTTTCCGCGTCGGCTCTCCGTTCGCCGGCGAACTGAAACGCGGCGAATCGGTGGCCGTCAGCGGCGTCTGCACGACCGTGACCGAGTGCGACGGCGTTTCGTTCGCCGTGGAACTGACCGGCGAAACCATAAGCGTGTCGCGATTTTCTTTCGTCACCGCGGGCGAGCGCGTCAACCTCGAACGGGCGCTGCCGGCCGACGGACGTCTGGACGGCCATTTCGTGGCCGGGCATGTGGACGGCACCGCTCTGGTCATGTCGCTGCGCCGCGGCCGCCACGCGGCCGAGCTGTGGCTGAACCTGCCCCCGGAGCTGACGCGCTACGTCGTGCGCAAGGGCTCGCTCTGCGTCGACGGCGTCAGTCTGACCGTCGCGGCGGTGGAGGGCAACGCCTGTTCCGCGGCCGTGATCCCCGAGACGCTGGCGCGCACGACTCTCGGAACTCTGGCGGCCGGCAAGAGGGTGAACGTCGAGACCGACCTGATCGCCCGCTACGTGGAGAAACTGATGGGGCTGGAAGCGCCGCGCGGCTCTTCCGAAGCGTCGGGAACCCTGACGCGGGAAAAACTGGCGCAGATGGGCTGGTAA